Proteins encoded within one genomic window of Geotalea daltonii FRC-32:
- a CDS encoding response regulator yields MPKTALVVDDAAVVRQLCALTLRRIGYTVIEGINGKDALAKTEGINLDIVITDLNMPEMDGIELVKQLRQRKESKFVPILVLSTVSQEAKVNEGKAAGASGWIFKPFDANKLLETVRKFQ; encoded by the coding sequence ATGCCAAAAACTGCTCTCGTTGTCGATGATGCCGCCGTGGTCAGGCAATTGTGTGCCTTGACCCTGAGAAGGATCGGCTACACTGTAATCGAAGGGATCAATGGAAAAGACGCCCTGGCAAAAACGGAAGGGATCAATCTTGACATTGTTATCACCGACCTGAACATGCCGGAGATGGATGGCATCGAACTGGTAAAGCAGCTCCGGCAACGCAAGGAATCGAAATTTGTTCCCATCCTCGTCCTTTCCACCGTATCCCAGGAAGCCAAGGTCAACGAAGGTAAGGCAGCCGGAGCCAGCGGCTGGATATTCAAACCTTTCGATGCCAACAAGCTGCTGGAGACGGTGCGAAAATTCCAGTAA